In Coffea arabica cultivar ET-39 chromosome 9e, Coffea Arabica ET-39 HiFi, whole genome shotgun sequence, the genomic window CACTAAATGAAAGAGTTGTATAGGGAGGAATAAATCTAAAGTTGGTAAACTAGACTGTCTCATTGGTGCCGTGGGACGACCTGTCAGCACCTGCAGATCTCTTTCTCCTCTTCAGGAACCATACAATTACTTCCAAGAGAAGGGCAAGGGATGCCAGGGTAACCAAGATGCCAATGTATGCTCTTTTCCATATCTTCGCCGGGCTCAGGATATCCAATCCTTTGAAAATGTTGGCAATGCTGATGCCGAGAATTCCGTATCCGACCAAGTAGTGGTAGTAATTCCAGTAGCTTCTCCACTTGTGATCCTTCTTCGGCCTTATAAACAAAGCACTCACCTGAACCAATGCCAGGGTAAAGACAGCAATGCCAAGGCCCCTGTGGACTGCGTACGCGACTCCTGGAGACTGGCTCCCCAGGTGGAGGCCAGTGCCAAATCCGGCCACGCCAAGGATAAAGGCCGATAATTGGCACGTAACATGAAGGTAAAACCAAGCAGGGTCCGCCAAAGGAAATTCCTTAACGTATCTTGCGATTATAGCCCCCAGAGGCATCAGAATTCCCCAACTAACCGCGTTTAGCACCCCATGAATCTGAACATATCAAAAAGTGGATTGGGTAAGCAATATCATGATTaactttttcttcacaaataacaTGCTAAATAGATTCAAGGAACATCTATCTATCTATGAGCCTTTTTTTTAGGGGAAAGAAAAGATATACAATCACAAactcaagaaagaaagggaaaaagattAAAGGACTTACATTCTTAGACTTGAGTTTTGAACTTGAGGCTCCTGCTGTGGTCTTAGATTCTCCAGAAAGTAGGTTGAGAGTTCCCATGGATTGGACATTAGGACCAGTGGTGGGATGCATTCCAGGGCTGTCGTTTGAGAGTGGACCTTCTTGCCACACCTGGTTCAGGGTAGAGCTCGAATTCTGCAGCTTCAAGGTAGCAAAAATAATCATCTCATTATTCGAATAAATAGCAGATAAATCCGAAACTGGGAAGCTCAAATCTCCTTCTTGTAATCTCGTCTGGTAACCCTTTATAGGCGAAGTGTAGGCTCTCATGGTTCCATCAGATTTTTGGAAAGCCACGAGTGATTGTGATCCCACCATGCCTTGAGAAGTTGGATTGATAGCCCAAGAAACCCATCTTGATGATGATGTCCCCATGCACCTAAATGCAATCTCAAGACTCTGGGA contains:
- the LOC113709851 gene encoding cytochrome b561 and DOMON domain-containing protein At4g17280-like: MGATRRCMVIVGVLFALFLSSTSAQSCSKYKFAGNKVFSTCSDLPYLNSNLHWMYSPSSQSLEIAFRCMGTSSSRWVSWAINPTSQGMVGSQALVAFQKSDGTMRAYTSPIKGYQTRLQEGDLSFPVSDLSAIYLNNEMIIFATLKLQNSSSTLNQVWQEGPLSYDSPGMHPTTGHNVQSMGTLNLLSGESKTTAGASSSKLNCPGNPSTSAQSCSKYKFAGNKVFSTCSDLPYLNSYLHWTYSPSSQSLEIAFRCMGTSSSRWVSWAINPTSQGMVGSQSLVAFQKSDGTMRAYTSPIKGYQTRLQEGDLSFPVSDLSAIYSNNEMIIFATLKLQNSSSTLNQVWQEGPLSNDSPGMHPTTGPNVQSMGTLNLLSGESKTTAGASSSKLKSKNIHGVLNAVSWGILMPLGAIIARYVKEFPLADPAWFYLHVTCQLSAFILGVAGFGTGLHLGSQSPGVAYAVHRGLGIAVFTLALVQVSALFIRPKKDHKWRSYWNYYHYLVGYGILGISIANIFKGLDILSPAKIWKRAYIGILVTLASLALLLEVIVWFLKRRKRSAGADRSSHGTNETV